GGGCAAGGTCTTCCTCATTGCGGATATCGACTTTATAGAATTTGACAGAAGCACCGTACTCCGACTCCAGCTTTTCCAAAACAGGCGAAAGCGCCTGGCAGGGTGGACAGGATTCATCGTGGAAATCTATTACGCAGGGGGTCTCGTCCTGGTAATTCCAGTCCTTGCTTTTTTCGTAGTTGAAAATATTCTCCAAAAAATCCCGACGGGTCATCGAACGCATATACTTAGCCCCTTTCATAGAAGAATCAGATTAGCAAAACTAACAACCGAATGCAGTTCCGCCACGGTCCTGATTTCCGACTTCAAGCCGGGAATTGTGATACTAAAACAACTGCCGGGTCACATTTCAAGCTAAAGCCTGAATTAAGACCCGGCAGTATGATCTTTAAATATATTTTAGTTACAGTTCAATCAACCACCATGGTCGAACGGCATAATCTGACAGCGTTCCATGTTCTGCTCTTCGAACGGTTTGTTGGGGTCGATATCCTTGACAGCATCCTTGTCACAGATCCAGCTGTTGCCTTTGTCATCGACAAAAACCGAAAGCTGGCGCGCCGATGTCTTCAGAACACCTTCTCCAAATACTGATTTCTTCTCTTCCATCACGTAGCCTCCTTTTAAAAGTATGACAATATAAGTATTAATTACATCTGTCTGCCAGAACCTTAAACATAACGATTTTGTTCCAATTTTTTAATTTAGACGAAAAAACATCTCTAAATCCACAGAATAACCGTATTATTGACCGTTTCTCGCTCAAACCGGTCAATAAATCGAGAAATATATTAAAACCTAAATGGCATTATTAGTCCAGTATAACATTACAACTTGCATGTGAAATATGGCACATGATGTTTTGTAGACCGGTCTACTTTTTGTCGACTTGTTTTTTAGCATATAATGTATAATATCCGTATAAATCACTTGACATTTTCCCCGCATTTTTTATTATAAATTTTTCGTTTTCATGCGTATTTAGGCATAGATGGCAGAGACGGATTTACAGGCATAGATTGTGATAAAAAGCACAAAGATACAGGTCTTAGCGGCACTATTTCAAATAAATTGAGTAATAATCTGCTAAAAGATAGGAGTATTCCATGGAAGTACAGGACATAAAAGGCGACGAGATTTCCTGCGATCTTCTGGTTGTGGGGGGTGGAATTGCCGGTACGACCACTGCCCTTGAGGCCAGCGAGGTCGGCGCAAAAGCTGTCCTGATCGAAAAGACTCCCATGCTGGGCGGCAGGGTGATACGGACCAATCAGTATTTTCCCAAGATGTGTCCGCCCTCGTGCGGTCTTGAAATCAACCTGAAACGAATCAGGCAAAACGAGAATATCACTGTTTCGACCCTGACTGAAGTGGAACAGGTTTCCGGTTCTCCCGGCAACTACGAAGTCACTCTCAGAATCAATCCGCGTTATGTCAATGACAAGTGCACCGCCTGTGGCGACTGTGCCAAGGTCTGCGAAATCAAACGGCCTAACGAATTGAACTACGGCCTGGATGAGACCACGGCGATCTATTTACCGCACAAGATGGCGTTTCCGCATCGCTATGTGATCGATCCGGAGTATGTCAACGACGATCGGATGAAAAAATGCGTGGAAGCCTGCCATTACGACGCGATCGAACTGGATATGCAGCCTCGTACGGTCAAGGTCAAAGCCGGCTCGATCGTCTGGACCACCGGCTGGGATCCTTACGATGCCGAGAAGATCGACAACCTCGGTTATGGCAAATATAAAAATGTAGTCACCAACGTAATTATGGAGCGTCTGGCCAGCGCTGACGGTCCGACCGAGGGCAAGATCCAGCGACTTTCCGACGGTGAAGCTCCCAAGAAGGTAGCTTTCGTACAGTGCGCGGGATCACGCGATGAAAATCATCTGCCTTACTGTTCGGGAGTCTGCTGTATGGCCTCGATGAAGCAGGCGCGCTATGTGCGCGATCAGCTCCCTGAGTCGGAATGTCATGTGTTTTATATAGATATCCGTTCACCCGGACGTCTGGAAGACTTCTACCTTAAATGCCAGGACGATGAAATGATTCATTTCCACAGGGGCAAGGTAGCCCGGATTACCGAGGAAGACGGCACAGGCAAATTGATCCTGGAAGCTGAGAACACCCTGACCGGTGAGATCACAAAGACCACCGCTGACATGGTTGTCCTGGCGACCGGTATGGTTCCGACCACTTCCAAGGCCGCGCCTCCTCTTGATACAAA
The Candidatus Zixiibacteriota bacterium DNA segment above includes these coding regions:
- a CDS encoding FAD-dependent oxidoreductase, coding for MEVQDIKGDEISCDLLVVGGGIAGTTTALEASEVGAKAVLIEKTPMLGGRVIRTNQYFPKMCPPSCGLEINLKRIRQNENITVSTLTEVEQVSGSPGNYEVTLRINPRYVNDKCTACGDCAKVCEIKRPNELNYGLDETTAIYLPHKMAFPHRYVIDPEYVNDDRMKKCVEACHYDAIELDMQPRTVKVKAGSIVWTTGWDPYDAEKIDNLGYGKYKNVVTNVIMERLASADGPTEGKIQRLSDGEAPKKVAFVQCAGSRDENHLPYCSGVCCMASMKQARYVRDQLPESECHVFYIDIRSPGRLEDFYLKCQDDEMIHFHRGKVARITEEDGTGKLILEAENTLTGEITKTTADMVVLATGMVPTTSKAAPPLDTKLDEFGFIDQENTSGIIGAGTVMRPCEVSASIQDATGAALKGILDSKGGNH
- a CDS encoding thioredoxin fold domain-containing protein, which gives rise to MKGAKYMRSMTRRDFLENIFNYEKSKDWNYQDETPCVIDFHDESCPPCQALSPVLEKLESEYGASVKFYKVDIRNEEDLAQELGVVNLPTLVFCPLAGRPIVLQGAVSKEKLILTIENELLENDDSRGG